One Capsicum annuum cultivar UCD-10X-F1 chromosome 2, UCD10Xv1.1, whole genome shotgun sequence genomic window carries:
- the LOC107860219 gene encoding suppressor of RPS4-RLD 1 yields the protein MTSKVTDRIELAKLCSSKEWSKAIRILDSLLAQTCVIQDICNRAFCYSQLELHKHVIKDCDKAIQLDPKLLQAYILKGRALSALGKKEEALLIWEQGYEYAVHQSADLKQLLELEELLKIAKQNTPAVNDNHLVESSGPESNTGPLLSAKSVEICDISKASDRKLKECSSGMLDNSEKSNNSSVLQNSSSKNAKKHKKIERKSNDFHERQANRTNNNCKKVGYPSLVCSELSDTSEDSRKSSAVTSESSEQSEPNDIPEFLSQSNNKCDVRLELSDEGKRNKKFCVARINSKTKSINVDFRLSRGIAQVNEGKYGNAVSIFDKILEQDPTYPEALIGRGTALAFQRELDAAISDFTKAIQSNPSAGEAWKRRGQARAALGESAAAITDLTKALEFEPDSADILHERGIVNFKFKDFKGAVEDLSTCVKFDKDNKSAYTYLGLALSSLGEYRKAEEAHKKAIQIERNFLEAWAHLAQFYQDLANSEKALECLHQLLQIDGRYAKAYHLRGLLLHGMGEHRNAIKDLSMGLSIDSANIECLYLRASCYHAIGLYKEAVKDYDSALDLELDSMEKFVLQCLAFYQKEIALYTASKINSEFCWFDIDGDIDPLFKEYWCKRLHPKNVCEKVYRQPPLKESLKKGKQRKQEFTFTKQRTTLLQAADSIGRNIQYHCPGFLHNKRQHRMAGLAAIEIAQKVSKAWRALQAEWRNSTKGTTKSGKRLRRREKLNSISLNRGGAGCSTSSSSETSTSYSLIDDRSTGRSMMSWNHLYSLAVKWRQISEPCDPVVWINKLSEEFNTGFGSHTPLVLGQAKVVRYYPNFQRTLTVAKAVIKEKKSVYNKEDKIIDLYEQQKLQEIMAAESCSDLYRVVGQDFWLATWCNSTALEGKRLEGTRITVVKMGEIGYDCAIRTPCTPARWDDFDVEMTSAWEALCDAYCGENYGSTDFDVLETVRDAVLRMTYYWYNFMPLSRGTAVVGFIVLLGLLLAANMEYTGSIPKGLQVDWEAILEFDPSSFVDSVKRWLYPSLKVGTSWKNYPDVTSTFETTGSVVAALSTYSD from the exons ATGACGTCGAAAGTAACAGATAGGATTGAACTAGCCAAGCTTTGTAGCTCTAAAGAGTGGTCTAAAGCTATTCGAATTCTCGATTCACTTCTTGCTCAAACCTGCGTCATTCAAGACATCTG TAACCGAGCGTTTTGCTATAGTCAATTGGAGCTACACAAGCATGTTATTAAGGATTGTGACAAGGCAATTCAGCTCGATCCTAAGCTTCTTCAAGCTTATATACTTAAAG GACGTGCATTATCTGCTCTTGGTAAGAAAGAGGAAGCTCTTCTAATTTGGGAGCAAGGGTATGAGTATGCGGTACATCAGTCTGCAGACTTAAAGCAACTGTTAGAGCTGGAAGAGCTGCTCAAAATTGCAAAGCAGAACACCCCAGCTGTCAACGACAATCATTTGGTGGAGTCATCTGGCCCTGAGTCCAATACTGGGCCTCTGCTTTCTGCCAAATCTGTTGAAATTTGTGATATTAGTAAGGCCTCAGATAGGAAGCTTAAGGAATGCAGCAGTGGTATGTTGGACAACTCTGAGAAATCAAATAATAGCTCTGTTTTACAAAATTCCTCAAGTAAGAATGCCAAAAAGCATAAGAAGATCGAGCGTAAATCAAATGATTTTCATGAGAGACAAGCAAATAGAACCAACAACAATTGCAAAAAAGTGGGTTATCCTTCTCTGGTTTGCAGCGAGTTAAGTGATACATCTGAAGACAGTAGGAAATCATCTGCAGTAACTAGTGAATCAAGTGAACAGTCAGAACCAAATGATATTCCGGAATTTCTCAGTCAGTCGAATAATAAATGCGATGTTCGCCTTGAGTTGAGTGATGAAGGCAAGAGAAACAAAAAATTCTGTGTTGCCAGGATTAATAGCAAGACCAAGTCAATTAATGTTGATTTCCGACTATCAAGGGGAATAGCACAG GTTAATGAAGGAAAATATGGTAATGCTGTGTCCATCTTTGACAAG ATACTAGAACAAGACCCTACGTATCCCGAAGCACTTATCGGCAGGGGAACAGCGTTGGCATTTCAAAGAGAACTTGATGCAGCTATTTCTGATTTTACAAAG GCTATACAATCAAATCCATCTGCTGGTGAGGCCTGGAAACGCAGAGGGCAAGCACGTGCTGCTTTAGGTGAATCTGCTGCG GCAATTACAGACCTGACCAAAGCATTGGAGTTTGAGCCAGACTCTGCTGATATCTTACATGAAAGAG GAATTGTCAATTTTAAGTTTAAAGATTTCAAAGGTGCTGTTGAAGACCTCTCTACATGTGTAAAGTTTGATAAGGATAACAAATCTGCGTATACATATTTG GGCCTGGCTTTATCCTCTCTAGGAGAATATAGAAAGGCTGAGGAGGCACATAAAAAAGCAATCCAAATTGAAAGGAATTTCCTTGAGGCTTGGGCTCATCTTGCACAG TTTTATCAAGACCTAGCAAATTCAGAGAAGGCCTTGGAATGCCTTCATCAGCTTTTGCAAATAGATGGGAG GTACGCAAAAGCATATCACCTGCGTGGGTTGCTACTTCATGGAATGGGAGAGCATAG GAATGCTATAAAAGACTTATCAATGGGGTTGTCTATTGATAGTGCAAATATTGAATGCTTGTATCTGCGAGCTTCTTGCTATCATGCTATTGGATTATATAAAGAAGCT GTGAAGGATTATGATTCTGCTTTAGATCTTGAATTAGATTCTATGGAAAAGTTTGTGCTTCAATGCTTGGCGTTCTATCAG AAAGAAATTGCATTATACACAGCATCAAAGATAAACAGCGAATTTTGTTGGTTTGATATCGATGGAGATATCGATCCCCTTTTCAAG GAGTATTGGTGCAAAAGGCTGCACCCAAAAAATGTTTGCGAAAAGGTCTACAGGCAACCTCCTTTAAAAGAATCTTTGAAAAAGGGAAAACAAAGAAAGCAAGAATTTACTTTCACCAAGCAAAGAACTACGCTTCTACAGGCTGCAGATTCTATCGGCAGGAATATCCAGTATCATTGCCCTGGTTTCTTGCATAATAAGCGCCAG CACCGCATGGCAGGGTTAGCTGCTATTGAGATAGCACAAAAAGTCTCAAAAGCTTGGCGTGCCTTACAAGCTGAATGGCGAAACTCTACCAAAGGCACAACAAAGTCTGGGAAGAGACTCAGGAGAAGAGAAAAACTAAATTCCATTAGTTTAAACAGAGGTGGAGCTGGTTGCAGCACTAGCAGTTCCTCAGAAACATCTACTTCGTACAGTTTGATTGACGATAGATCAACCGGACGTTCCATGATGTCATGGAACCACTTGTATTCATTGGCTGTCAAATGGAGACAAATATCTGAACCATGTGATCCAGTGGTGTGGATTAACAAGCTAAG TGAGGAATTCAATACTGGATTTGGGTCTCACACTCCTCTTGTTCTCGGTCAAGCCAAAGTTGTTCGCTACTATCCTAATTTTCAGAG AACCTTGACTGTTGCCAAGGCTGTTATCAAGGAAAAGAAATCAGTGTACAACAAGGAAGACAAGATAATTGATCTTTATGAACAGCAGAAATTGCAAGAA ATAATGGCTGCAGAATCCTGCTCTGATCTTTACAGAGTTGTTGGTCAAGACTTTTGGTTGGCCACCTGGTGTAATAGTACAGCACTTGAGGG GAAGCGTCTTGAAGGAACAAGGATCACTGTTGTGAAAAT GGGTGAGATCGGTTACGACTGCGCTATTAGAACACCTTGTACACCTGCTAGATGGGATGACTTTGATGTGGAGATGACATCTGCCTGGGAG GCTCTTTGCGATGCTTACTGTGGTGAGAATTATGGGTCAACAGATTTTGATGTGCTTGAAACTGTGAGAGATGCAGTCTTAAGAATGACATATTACTG GTATAATTTCATGCCGCTTTCTAGAGGAACTGCTGTTGTCGGGTTCATAGTTTTGCTTGGATTACTCCTCGCTGCTAATATGGAGTACACAGGAAGCATTCCAAAAGGTCTGCAGGTGGATTGGGAAGCCATCCTGGAGTTTGACCCGAGTTCCTTTGTAGATTCTGTAAAGAGATGGTTGTACCCATCTCTAAAAGTTGGCACATCCTGGAAAAACTACCCAGATGTCACATCAACATTCGAGACGACTGGATCAGTTGTTGCTGCATTGAGCACCTATTCAGACTAA
- the LOC107860220 gene encoding uncharacterized protein LOC107860220, protein MNPYLPPQASPLKLIVPLQPAIEIPSRTFSDYLESSKKTANRNSAVHFINMKCTSTGRSCLLCSTMEDKDPSLRKILIAQRFKDLHLIEDMELVPTLRCLWNIALAQPDDPEFPSLGVFNCMAKLLSRCTRDQKWLSRGKNVYVPYYAAHVIGSYTMNKARFSVLAVKSGVISPLIELLRGKITWVEQRVAVRALGHIARHRRTFEDIKVHELEIIKLTMDIASKCIYTICSEFVGKKSEDRVEYHCYLMTKGLGELEMGNKKAESWACQMQCWSLYLLNCFVRKKRSINLICKEEFLKNLCDIWGGLQNQTSFSGIGLIRSLCDSEDGRKNIAQFKEVVVNICNLSRSSDERQYVAIESLLSLLKDPKTRNTVTNIAAPFLADLVELRTIKGRRKVGDMITQVLLQDYAKIKYGFPRFYEEGSQKAIEEIWDLKVEKRKRDKIMSEREVKEMELLGSILKSEGNKKFWSTEIEAAVKEYTKALDLCPLKLRKERIVLYSNRAQCNLVLGEADLAISDTTRALCLSGEIRPHVKSLWRRSQAYDMKGLARLSLMDCLMFINERSKLYGNRSSRRKIPYYAMRLLNKQMTATWTFAGAAKSKADDIDDDGTRTSRVQHGFAGGKTKGTIEEALLKSMPTKGKDKEQRLWKKVSIWRTSRRSKGVIEPILKSIKRRKNVKVQEKCDSMVKDLETFKFI, encoded by the exons ATGAACCCCTACCTGCCACCCCAGGCCAGTCCCCTAAAACTAATAGTACCTCTACAACCTGCCATAGAAATTCCATCAAGAACATTCTCTGACTACTTAGAGAGCTCCAAGAAAACAGCCAACAGAAACTCTGCCGTGCATTTCATCAACATGAAATGCACCAGTACTGGTCGTAGTTGCTTGTTGTGCAGTACCATGGAAGATAAAGATCCATCACTACGAAAAATATTAATAGCTCAACGCTTCAAAGATTTGCATCTCATAGAAGATATGGAACTTGTTCCCACCTTAAGATGCCTTTGGAATATTGCTCTGGCTCAACCTGATGATCCTGAATTCCCGTCCCTCGGTGTCTTTAATTGCATGGCTAAACTTCTCAGCAGGTGCACCCGTGACCAAAAATGGCTTTCAAGAGGCAAAAACGTGTATGTTCCTTATTATGCAGCTCACGTTATTGGCTCCTACACCATGAACAAAGCTAGATTCTCTGTTTTGGCTGTTAAATCAGGCGTGATTTCGCCACTAATAGAGTTATTAAGAGGTAAGATAACTTGGGTCGAGCAAAGAGTGGCGGTTAGAGCACTTGGCCACATTGCGCGACATAGAAGGACATTTGAAGACATTAAGGTCCATGAACTGGAGATTATAAAACTGACCATGGACATAGCTTCCAAATGCATTTATACAATCTGTAGTGAGTTTGTGGGCAAGAAAAGTGAAGACAGAGTCGAATATCATTGCTATTTGATGACAAAAGGACTCGGAGAATTGGAAATGGGGAATAAAAAAGCAGAGTCTTGGGCTTGCCAAATGCAATGTTGGTCTCTCTACCTTCTCAATTGCTTCGTTAGAAAGAAACGAAGCATAAACTTGATATGCAAAGAAGAATTTCTCAAGAATTTGTGTGATATATGGGGTGGATTACAGAACCAAACTTCTTTCTCCGGCATTGGCCTAATCAGAAGTCTCTGTGACAGTGAAGATGGCCGAAAAAACATAGCTCAATTCAAAGAAGTTGTAGTCAATATCTGCAACTTATCGAGGTCATCAGACGAAAGGCAATACGTGGCAATTGAAAGTCTTTTGTCACTTCTCAAGGATCCAAAAACAAGGAACACAGTGACAAATATTGCTGCTCCTTTTCTTGCTGATTTAGTAGAGCTTAGAACTATCAAAGGAAGACGAAAAGTGGGTGACATGATAACACAAGTACTCTTGCAAGATTATGCTAAAATCAAATATGGTTTTCCGAGGTTCTACGAAGAAGGATCACAAAAAGCAATCGAAGAGATTTGGGACTTAAAGGTGGAAAAACGGAAGAGGGATAAAATCATGTCCGAACGAGAAGTGAAGGAAATGGAGCTTTTGGGTTCCATTTTAAAAAGTGAGGGAAACAAGAAATTTTGGTCAACTGAGATTGAAGCAGCTGTTAAAGAGTACACAAAGGCTTTAGATTTGTGTCCactaaaattaagaaaagaaaggATTGTTCTTTATAGCAATAGAGCTCAATGTAATTTAGTTTTAGGAGAAGCAGATTTAGCTATTAGTGATACAACTCGAGCGTTATGCTTATCAGGTGAAATAAGGCCTCATGTAAAGAGCCTGTGGCGAAGATCGCAGGCTTATGACATGAAAGGATTGGCCAGACTAAGTTTAATGGATTGTTTGATGTTCATCAATGAACGAAGCAAGTTGTATGGAAACAGAAGCAGCAGAAGGAAAATCCCATACTATGCAATGCGCCTGTTGAACAAGCAGATGACAGCCACGTGGACTTTTGCGGGTGCTGCAAAGTCCAAGGCAGATGACATTGATGATGATGGAACTCGTACATCCAGGGTCCAGCATGGCTTTGCAGGTGGAAAAACGAAAGGGACAATAGAAGAGGCGCTACTGAAAA GCATGCCAACCAAGGGGAAAGACAAGGAGCAGCGGCTCTGGAAAAAGGTATCGATATGGAGAACAAGCCGGAGAAGCAAAGGCGTTATTGAACCAATACTGAAGAGTATCAAACGACGGAAAAATGTAAAAGTACAAGAAAAATGTGATAGCATGGTTAAAGATTTAGAAACTTTTAAGTTCATATAA